From the Anopheles stephensi strain Indian chromosome X, UCI_ANSTEP_V1.0, whole genome shotgun sequence genome, the window AAAATTTTCCAACGCCTTCCTATTATCATCCTCAATACGCCATCCGTCTCCACATAACTTAAATCTCAGGAACTTGACCGATCTCGAACCAAATACGCATTTAGCTGAGTTAAGCCTGACGTTGTGTTCGCGCAGCCGCTGAAGGGTCTTTTCCAAATTAATATCGTGCTCTTCTTTTGAACTACCAAAAACCAATATATCGTCCAAATAGTTAAGCACCCCTTTTCATTCTGTAAGTACCTTGGTTTGTAGAATCTCTTGGAAGATGTCGGGTGCGTTGCAAAGACCGAATGGTAGCCTCTTGAATCTATATGTTCCATTGCCAGCAAAAAAGTTCGTCAAATGCCTGCAGTCCTCATGTAACTCCACATGAAAAAATGCACTTGATAAATCGATGGTTGTAAACCATGATGCGCCGTTCAGTTGCGCTAAAATGGCCTCTAATGTGGGCATCGGAAATGGTGTTCTTATTATGCTCTTATTTGGGCCTCGAAAGTCTACGACTAAGCGAATATCATTCTTGCCTTTAGGGACCACCAATAAAGATGAACAGAATGAATTTTCCATCTCATCCGTAACCCGTTCTATAATTCCGCAGGATAAAAGTTCGTCTAATTGTTTTACTGTCTCGTTCCTAAATGCTGGAGGGATGCTAGTAAATACGTTCCTAGACGGAGGAATCCCTTTATCGTAAGTCAACATCACAGGAAGAACATTGAATTTAGGAAACACTGACGAATCTGCCAATACAAAAATATCTCCCGGCATTAATCGTGTTGTGTCATTTCCCATGTTTGTCTTAACTGGAACTTCCATACCAAGTTGTAGCACGCTATATCTTAACGAAGTATTCCTGCTAAGCAATGCTCGCGCTTTTGGAATAACGTACAATTTTTCCATTGTCCGTGGACGGTCCATTGAGATGAACAGCTCAGCGACAAAAGAAGCCACTACCGGAATTTCATGTTTCATGCCGTAAGCTTTCAAGGAACGATCCGTTCCGTCTCTTACGTTGaaaattttcgttttttcaGGATCACTTCTACATAAACAATCAAAATTATCTTTGCTGATGGTGTTAACGTCAGCACcagaatcaatcaaaaaattaatggGGACTCCTGCTACGTAACCTACAACTGATCCTTGATCGTTTTCTCCTCGGATTATCACATACAACTGGTCGTCATTAGTTTTAACAATATCCGAGATATAGCAATTAGCTCTTGAAGTAGATTCCAATATTACCtaaaacataaatataaataGTTTTGATTCAGTTGTGTATCAAGTTTAATAATTATTGTTATGGAAAAATTGCAAGCAATTTATATCTAAAAGAGTTTATTACAGAATGTGACTATAAATTTTCGAGAGTTATTAATTAGTTAAACGCTCGAAaggaaaatttgtttacttCCTATTGTTTAAGAAAGTAGAAGCAGGTGCAATTTTAGAAGTATGCAACTGATGAATGCATAAACGAaccacaaaaataaattttattaagaAATATAAATTGAAAGCTAATCGGCCTCAGTTAGGAAAGTTTTACTCACAGTCTTTTGTTCACATTCAGTTTTGTCTGCATCATTACCATCCGTAATCGCCGCAATCTTCCGGGTTTTACTCGATTGAGATGATTCGCCCTCCGTTGAGTATCGTTTAACCGCCTTATTTTGCAGATCCGGACGACATGCTCGTTCGATATGTCCAACAGTTTGGCAGGTTCGGCACCTCTTGTCGATAGCGTAGAATTGCTCCGGATGATGAGAATTGCTGTTAAATCTCCAACAAACGATACGACGAATTCCAAAAGACCGATTTGTGGCAAATCCGGTAAAGCCCCTTTTGTTGGATCCTCTATCTTCCTGCATTCCCCAATGTTTTTGTCGGAACGTCAATCTATCACGCTGAAACTCGCCCAGACGAGGCGCCGTTTTTGGGTAAGCACCGTACGAAACAGCAGAGACCTCAGCCGTAGATTGAATTGGATGTTGATTTCTATTGAAAATATTCTCATTGATTGCCTCAATTTCGCAAGCTCGCACTCTATCCAACAGCTCGTTAATCGTCCCGCGTTTCTTAAGGATTTTCCATCCTGCCTTGCGTACTTTGGGATTAATTGCATGTATCTGAATCACGTCAGCAATGGTCTCTATTAACTGCTCGTCCTTGTAATTACAAAGTTTACCAAATTCGATCACTCGATTGACAAATTGATAATCGGACTaatatttgatttgtttcatcGCTCGCAACTTTTGACGCTGACGGAAAACATATAGATGAGATCCGTAATATTGATCCAATCTATCAATTGCATTCGAGTACGGATAAAGATTCGCATCTTTCTCAGAATGAATTGGCGCAGTACATTCAACAGAGCACGACCTGCTTTCATTTTGAATGCACTCATCTTGAGAGATTCACTCGAAATTCCCGCGAAATCCATTGCTGCATCAAATTGCTCCTTCCATCGTTCGAATGTTGTCTTATCCACCTCTTCTTTTTCCGCCTTGGGTTGACAAGCTTGTATTTGTAGTGTCGCGAAAGACATAGACGCCAACATGGAAACCTCGTTGTTGGATTGTATGGCCGGTTGTAGCAATGTCGAAGAGCCACACGGTGGGATTCGGGATAACTGCTCATCAGATGCTTCTTCAATCCAGTCATTTCGTCGTTTAGAAGAGCTCGTGCGAGCTTCCTCCAGCTGTGACTTTAGCAAGGAAttcttctctttctccttcttcaAAGCCTCGATCAAGGCGTTCAGCTCTGCTTTTGTTATGTCGCCCTTGCTGAAGAAACAATCAAGAATACAATAGAATGACCAAAATTTCCGTATCTCCTTGTGTTGGACAACGTGACATGTGCTTACACCGTCAAATATATATGGTATAAAATCTTGAAAGTATTCGTTGTGTTAGTATACTTCCTTCTCATCATTTTTAAGAACCGCTCGAGGTCCttcttttctctccttttttttgttttgttttcaaatagaAATACTTGTGTATGAATCGTACCAGACTCTCTTTTTTTAGGAGTTGGTAACACCATGAACCTTTCGAggctctctctttttcttttacaattATAGAATTAGAAATGTTTACACTAGAACCGCTcgaggttcttttttttaataaaataacttAGATATGAACCACTCGAggctctctcttttcttttacaaTCCACAGTAGAACCGCTCGAGGTTCTCTTTTTTTAATCACTTAGATATGAACCGCTCGAGGTTCTCTCTTTTTTAATTACTTATATATGAACCGCTCGAggttctctcttttcttttacaaCTATTCGATAGCAAATATCCACAGTAGAACCGCTCGaggttctccttttttttaagaCTTAGATATGAACCACTCGAagctctctcttttcttttacaaTCCACAGTAGAACCGCTCGAGGCtctctttttttaataaaataacttAGATATGAACCGCTCGAggctctctcttttcttttacaaTCCACAGTAGAACCGCTCGAGGTTCTCTTTTTTTAATCACTTAGATATGAACCGCTCGAggttctctcttttcttttacaaCTATTCGATAGCAAATATCCACAGTAGAACCGCACgaggttcttctttttttttcttcttctttatacTAATCACATAAAATATATCCACACTAGAACCGCTCgaggttcttctttttttatagaATCCGATAACTAGGAATTGCTCGAggttctctctttttctcgaaataaaaaaggaaataacgCATACACGCTGAAACCTGTCATAGCAGTACGGAAGGATGCAAGAATCAGAATCGGAACTTTTGTTTAAAATGGTCTTGTGGGAAAGCCATAACGTTACTCGTGCGAATATCTGCTTTACTTATTTTTACATGAACCACACAAAGCATTCTTTTTTCATATTACAATTATAAATTGTCATGAACCGCTCGTGGTTCTCCATCTTTCCGCGCATCGTTCGACCAAGATCGACAGCGAGTGAGCAACACATACATGCTCAAACGCGTCATTGCTATGCAGAACCGAAATGATTTCCTAGAACCGCCGTATCGCTGCACATGCCAACACACACTATGATCAGTTTCACTAGCACCGCTCGaggttatttttcttcttaataAAATCGTATACGTATGAACCGATCGAggctctttctttttttgataTCCTAAAACCTCTTGATATTGAATTTTTCTGTAtgacgatcgttttcttcTCATGAAATACTGTTGCACGAATTGCTTTCTTCACTAACTTTACACCACCACAGTAAAAACAGAATCCGAACATTTTATATTTGCTCTTCATACGATTAATCGATACGACGATCTTTAGAGCCAACTTAtgtattgattattttaccGACTTGCGCCATTGTCGTGATCGTCGCACATTTCCAGAACTTTCCAACTTCGTTATTCCCTTTGCAATTGTAGAACTTTCTTTATTTGATTATTAATGCAATTACGTCCGAACGATATCGCATCCGCTCTCGTCGCAATTAACCACAAGACTGACCGCATGCTGTGGTCGCTTTTCCTTCATCCTttttcatcgtcatcgtcttgtttcatttttattatgcTCATCCTGTTTCGTTCGTctcgttctgttctgtttcgtTTACGCTCTTCGTCTGGTTACATTTCATGCCctctctttcgtttcgttcttcGTTCCTTTGCTGAGCTCCTCTCCCCATGAGTTCATAATTTTCATAATCGTCCCATACGTTCttcatctttttcttttatccTCACTCTCGATCCCAACACATTGGGCATCAAAAAAGAATGACACCGCTTTTAGACATAAGAGGGTTAGATATAATTGAACAAATATTAGTGGCAGACAAGCTCCATTTGAATCATTTAGGGCTAATGC encodes:
- the LOC118515153 gene encoding uncharacterized protein LOC118515153, translating into MQEDRGSNKRGFTGFATNRSFGIRRIVCWRFNSNSHHPEQFYAIDKRCRTCQTVGHIERACRPDLQNKAVKRYSTEGESSQSSKTRKIAAITDGNDADKTECEQKTVILESTSRANCYISDIVKTNDDQLYVIIRGENDQGSVVGYVAGVPINFLIDSGADVNTISKDNFDCLCRSDPEKTKIFNVRDGTDRSLKAYGMKHEIPVVASFVAELFISMDRPRTMEKLYVIPKARALLSRNTSLRYSVLQLGMEVPVKTNMGNDTTRLMPGDIFVLADSSVFPKFNVLPVMLTYDKGIPPSRNVFTSIPPAFRNETVKQLDELLSCGIIERVTDEMENSFCSSLLVVPKGKNDIRLVVDFRGPNKSIIRTPFPMPTLEAILAQLNGASWFTTIDLSSAFFHVELHEDCRHLTNFFAGNGTYRFKRLPFGLCNAPDIFQEILQTKVLTE